A window of the Juglans microcarpa x Juglans regia isolate MS1-56 chromosome 5D, Jm3101_v1.0, whole genome shotgun sequence genome harbors these coding sequences:
- the LOC121265109 gene encoding uncharacterized protein LOC121265109 — protein MAKTKCWFGWVTRLLTSESRTKLEKKSKRWRWFFGKVKHKQYPALLAPRRTLSEATEEQRKHALTVAIATAAAAEVAVAAAHAAAEVVRLAGASQSCQRFMKQDRNLAAIKIQSAYRAHLARKALRALKGLVRLQAIARGRAVRCQTVTLKCSPPSAKRQAEVQEKSIPSADASRRDCYKKQFDRAKDEFGEEDTKLECSSQRSWDRSMVLKEDMDAIWLRKQEAITKRERMKKYSFSQGERRNAQMLEESVDNKKFGKRSCRLEQLLDKEQACNMEGVGDRNGQKQIKPRNERKQVSLGLDSQWSFPRRSFCHAKQNSTGNDSLMPNSPIFRTYMSATESAKAKQRSLSTPKQRIIGYLDGCLDHNFANKNEQYYSFWSSFNTGTNDGRGVSQ, from the exons ATGGCCAAGACCAAGTGCTGGTTTGGTTGGGTAACCAGGCTCCTAACTTCTGAGTCAAGAACAAAACTTGAAAAG AAATCGAAGAGGTGGAGATGGTTTTTTGGAAAGGTTAAACATAAGCAGTACCCTGCACTCTTAGCACCACGGAGAACACTGAGCGAAGCAACAGAAGAGCAGAGAAAGCATGCTTTGACTGTTGCCATAGCAACAGCAGCTGCAGCAGAGGTTGCAGTGGCTGCTGCTCATGCAGCAGCCGAGGTTGTCCGGCTCGCAGGCGCTTCTCAATCTTGCCAGCGCTTCATGAAGCAAGATAGAAATTTGGCTGCCATTAAGATTCAAAGTGCTTACCGGGCACATCTT GCAAGGAAAGCATTGAGAGCATTGAAGGGACTGGTGAGACTTCAAGCCATAGCTCGTGGACGAGCTGTGAGATGCCAAACAGTCACATTGAAGTGTTCGCCACCCAGTGCAAAAAGACAGGCAGAGGTACAGGAAAAGAGCATCCCTTCTGCAGATGCAAGCCGCAGAGATTGTTATAAGAAACAATTTGACAGGGCAAAAGATGAGTTTGGAGAAGAGGACACAAAG CTTGAATGCAGCAGTCAGAGAAGTTGGGACCGGAGCATGGTTTTGAAGGAAGACATGGATGCTATATGGTTAAGAAAGCAAGAGGCCATTACCAAAAGAGAGCGCATGaagaaatattcattttcacagGGG GAGAGGAGAAATGCTCAAATGCTGGAGGAATCAGTGGACAACAAGAAATTCGGAAAGAGGAGCTGCCGGCTAGAACAACTGTTAGACAAAGAGCAGGCATGTAATATGGAAGGAGTGGGTGACAGGAATGggcaaaaacaaattaaacccAGAAATGAACGGAAGCAAGTTTCTCTAGGACTGGATTCACAGTGGTCATTCCCAAGGAGATCTTTCTGTCATGCGAAACAGAACTCAACTGGTAATGACAGTTTGATGCCAAATTCTCCCATTTTTCGAACTTACATGAGTGCAACAGAATCTGCCAAGGCAAAACAAAGGTCGTTAAGCACACCAAAGCAACGGATCATTGGGTATTTGGATGGATGCCTTGATCACAACTTTGCAAACAAGAATGAGCAGTACTACTCGTTTTGGTCTTCTTTTAATACTGGTACCAATGACGGTAGAGGTGTTTCTCAGTAG
- the LOC121265110 gene encoding probable inactive purple acid phosphatase 16 isoform X1, translated as MEISFPTPDKLTIFFFACFSLCFHFILAVGFEHQEVLALPTRPNKYKHLQMRAGAPFKIAIFSDLHFGENAWTDWGPRQDVNSVKVMNTVLDDENPDFVIYLGDVITANNILIANASLYWDQAISPTKSRGIPWASVFGNHDDALFEWPMEWFSAPGIPQLICPEANSTHSGAEACSFSGTHRLELMKHEIDRHALSFSKNGPKELWPSVSNYVLQVSSSDGPKSPVVYLYFLDSGGGSYPEVISSAQADWFRHKSEEINPDSRVPELIFWHIPSQAYKKVAPRFGIHQPCVGLINKESVAAQEAELGIMKLLTKRPSVKAIFVGHNHGLDWCCPNEKLWLCFARHTGYGGYGDWARGARILEITQKPFSVKSWIRMEDNVVHSRVILSP; from the exons ATGGAGATCAGCTTCCCAACCCCAGACAAGCTCACGATCTTCTTCTTCGCCTGCTTCTCTCTCTGCTTCCACTTCATCCTGGCCGTCGGATTCGAACACCAAGAAGTGCTTGCCCTACCGACCAGGCCGAATAAGTACAAGCACCTCCAAATGCGGGCGGGGGCACCCTTCAAAATCGCTATCTTTTCTGACCTGCATTTTGGGGAGAACGCCTGGACGGACTGGGGGCCTCGCCAGGACGTCAACTCTGTAAAGGTCATGAATACTGTTCTGGACGATGAAAATCCAG ATTTTGTTATATACCTTGGAGATGTCATTACGgcaaataatatactaattgCAAATGCCAGCTTGTATTGGGATCAGGCAATCTCTCCAACAAAATCCAGGGGTATTCCATGGGCCAGTGTATTTGGAAACCATGACGATGCACTGTTTGAATGGCCAATGGAATGGTTTTCAGCCCCTGGAATTCCTCAACTTATTTGCCCAGAAGCGAACTCAACACATTCAG GAGCAGAAGCATGTAGCTTCAGTGGCACACATCGTCTGGAGTTGATGAAACACGAGATTGACCGTCATGCACtatctttttccaaaaatggtCCTAAAGAACTTTGGCCTAGTGTATCAAACTATGTTCTCCAAGTCTCATCATCAGACGGTCCAAAGTCACCAGTGGTATACCTGTACTTTTTAGATTCTGGTGGTGGGTCCTACCCAGAAGTTATATCAAGTGCCCAAGCAGATTGGTTCCGGCATAAATCTGAAGAGATCAACCCTGACTCAAG GGTGCCTGAGCTAATATTCTGGCACATACCAAGTCAAGCATACAAGAAGGTTGCTCCACGGTTTGGAATACACCAGCCTTGCGTGGGCTTAATTAACAAGGAAAGTGTTGCTGCTCAAGAAGCTGAATTGGGTATCATGAAACTTCTTACTAAAAGGCCTTCTGTCAAG GCAATATTTGTTGGACACAACCATGGATTGGACTGGTGTTGCCCCAATGAGAAACTCTGGCTGTGCTTTGCAAGACATACTGGTTATGGTGGCTATGGAGACTGGGCTAGAGGAGCTAGAATTCTAGAAATCACCCAGAAGCCCTTCTCGGTTAAATCTTGGATAAGGATGGAGGACAATGTAGTACACAGTAGAGTCATCTTAAGTCCTTAA